The Streptomyces camelliae genome window below encodes:
- a CDS encoding TetR family transcriptional regulator, whose translation MNGSTQKHQEPGQSTWGAGQGTGSTGPARRSDATRSAILGAARERFAADGYERATIRAIAKDARIDPSMVMRYFGSKEGLFAAAVALDLRMPDLGQVPREEVGRALVGHFLDLWEDNEELRAVLRVGVTNQAGAERMQGIFRDQLLPAARQVCPDPEQVPVRAALCAAQVLGLALTRYVLRLPPATALTREELVAWLGPTVQRYLTAPSP comes from the coding sequence ATGAACGGCAGCACGCAGAAGCACCAGGAACCAGGCCAGAGCACATGGGGCGCAGGCCAGGGCACAGGGAGCACAGGCCCGGCGCGGCGCTCCGACGCCACGCGGTCCGCCATTCTCGGCGCCGCCCGCGAGCGGTTCGCCGCAGACGGCTACGAGCGGGCCACCATCCGGGCGATCGCCAAGGACGCGCGCATCGACCCGTCCATGGTGATGCGGTACTTCGGCAGTAAGGAGGGGCTGTTCGCGGCGGCCGTCGCGCTGGATCTGCGGATGCCCGACCTCGGGCAGGTGCCGAGGGAGGAGGTCGGGCGGGCGCTCGTGGGCCACTTCCTCGACCTGTGGGAGGACAACGAGGAGCTGCGGGCCGTCCTGCGGGTAGGTGTCACCAACCAGGCCGGGGCCGAACGGATGCAGGGCATCTTCCGGGACCAGCTGCTGCCGGCGGCCCGGCAGGTGTGCCCGGACCCCGAGCAGGTCCCGGTGCGGGCCGCGCTCTGTGCCGCGCAGGTGCTCGGGCTGGCCCTGACCCGTTACGTGCTGCGGCTGCCGCCGGCGACGGCACTGACCCGAGAGGAACTGGTGGCGTGGCTGGGCCCGACCGTCCAGCGCTATCTGACCGCGCCCAGCCCCTGA
- a CDS encoding FAD-dependent monooxygenase gives MNGTPATVVVVGSGPTGLLLAGDLAGAGVPVTVLEKRPHKTSNLSRAFVLHARTLEQLDARGLADDLEAVGRPLDRLRLFGRLGIDLSALPSRFNHLLVLPQYEVEKVLKRRAVEAGADFRYETELTGLAQDADGVTVEVRGPEGRTESLRAAYVVGADGMRSAVRDAIGLPFPGTSVIRSVVLADVRLAEEPPALLTVNAVGDAFAFLAPFGDGYHRVIGWHRGRDVPDSEPLDLAEVKEITRLALGRDFGMHDARWMSRFHSDERQAPAYRVGRVFLAGDAAHVHTPAGGQGMNTGLQDAANLSWKLAAVVAGHADPALLDTYQAERHPVGRTVLRSSGGIVRLAMAKRPWTLAARAALTAFLNAVGPARRAVAAQVTGIGYRYPAPRGAHRLTGTRVPDVALAGGGRLYEALRGGRFVLLTPEPYETGPGRAGRLTVAHWASGRRTTVLVRPDGYAAWAADSADAAQIETALTAQAGV, from the coding sequence ATGAACGGCACCCCCGCCACCGTCGTCGTCGTAGGCTCCGGCCCCACCGGCCTGCTGCTTGCCGGTGACCTCGCCGGCGCCGGCGTCCCGGTCACCGTCCTCGAAAAGCGCCCCCACAAGACCAGCAACCTCTCCCGCGCCTTCGTCCTGCACGCCCGCACCCTCGAACAGCTCGACGCCCGCGGGCTTGCGGACGACCTGGAGGCCGTGGGCCGGCCGCTCGACCGCCTCCGCCTCTTCGGCCGGCTCGGCATCGACCTCTCCGCTCTCCCCTCCCGCTTCAACCACCTCCTCGTCCTCCCGCAGTACGAGGTCGAGAAGGTGCTGAAGCGGCGGGCGGTCGAGGCGGGGGCGGACTTCCGGTACGAGACCGAGCTGACCGGGCTCGCCCAGGACGCGGACGGAGTCACGGTCGAGGTGCGCGGGCCCGAGGGGCGTACGGAGAGCCTGCGGGCGGCGTACGTCGTCGGTGCCGACGGCATGCGCAGCGCCGTACGGGACGCGATCGGGCTGCCCTTCCCGGGCACGTCGGTGATCCGGTCCGTGGTCCTCGCCGACGTCAGGCTCGCCGAGGAGCCGCCGGCCCTGCTCACCGTCAACGCCGTCGGCGACGCGTTCGCCTTCCTCGCACCGTTCGGCGACGGCTACCACCGGGTGATCGGCTGGCACCGCGGCCGTGACGTCCCCGACAGCGAGCCGCTCGACCTGGCCGAGGTCAAGGAGATCACCCGCCTCGCCCTCGGCCGGGACTTCGGGATGCACGACGCCCGCTGGATGTCCCGCTTCCACAGCGACGAACGGCAGGCGCCGGCCTACCGGGTCGGCCGGGTCTTCCTGGCCGGAGACGCCGCCCACGTGCACACCCCGGCGGGCGGCCAGGGCATGAACACCGGCCTGCAGGACGCGGCGAACCTCAGCTGGAAGCTGGCCGCGGTCGTCGCCGGCCACGCGGACCCCGCGCTGCTCGACACCTACCAGGCCGAACGGCACCCCGTGGGCAGGACGGTACTGCGCAGCAGCGGCGGGATCGTCCGCCTCGCGATGGCCAAGCGCCCCTGGACGCTCGCGGCGCGCGCCGCGCTCACCGCGTTCCTGAACGCCGTCGGCCCGGCCCGCCGCGCCGTCGCCGCCCAGGTCACCGGCATCGGCTACCGCTACCCCGCGCCCCGCGGCGCCCACCGCCTCACCGGCACCCGCGTCCCGGACGTCGCCCTCGCCGGCGGCGGCCGCCTCTACGAGGCCCTGCGCGGCGGCCGGTTCGTGCTGCTCACCCCGGAGCCGTACGAGACGGGACCGGGCCGCGCCGGCCGGCTGACCGTGGCCCACTGGGCGAGCGGACGCCGTACGACCGTGCTGGTGCGCCCCGACGGCTACGCGGCCTGGGCGGCGGACTCGGCCGACGCGGCGCAGATCGAGACGGCACTGACGGCGCAGGCGGGTGTCTAG
- a CDS encoding MarR family winged helix-turn-helix transcriptional regulator, with amino-acid sequence MTEDRPQHRDPVDAIIDQWAAVRPDLDTKAMEVFGRIYRLSRTMGDRMEKAYQPYGVSRGEFDVLATLRRAGEPYTLSPRQLSATLMLTTGGMTGRLDKLEKAGLLRRSPDPHDRRGLQVTLTDKGLDIIDQAVGAGLAVQTQALASMDAEQADQLADLLRELLRESD; translated from the coding sequence ATGACCGAAGACCGCCCTCAGCACAGGGATCCCGTCGACGCGATCATCGATCAGTGGGCGGCCGTCCGGCCCGACCTCGACACCAAGGCGATGGAGGTCTTCGGGCGGATCTACCGCCTCTCCCGCACCATGGGCGACCGCATGGAGAAGGCGTACCAGCCGTACGGCGTCTCACGCGGCGAGTTCGACGTGCTGGCGACCCTGCGCCGGGCCGGTGAGCCGTACACCCTCTCCCCGCGCCAGCTGTCGGCCACCCTCATGCTCACCACCGGCGGCATGACCGGCCGCCTCGACAAACTGGAGAAGGCCGGCCTGCTCCGCCGCTCCCCCGACCCCCACGACCGCCGCGGCCTCCAGGTGACCCTCACCGACAAGGGCCTGGACATCATCGACCAGGCGGTCGGCGCGGGTCTCGCGGTCCAGACGCAGGCACTGGCCTCCATGGACGCCGAACAGGCCGACCAACTGGCCGACCTGCTGCGGGAGTTGCTCCGGGAGTCCGACTAG
- a CDS encoding MFS transporter, whose translation MKRQRQLPAEWVLPVTAAVNGVGTGMYVPFTLVFFHAVTGLSFPVVGAVLTATGLAGIAVLPLAGTAVDRYGAKRVLHVLYGVRVAGFALYPFAHSLPAFAAVALVTAAADRAFPAAQQSLIGEVARGAGRDRLQAATRALQNAGSGAGALLATLVISLAGSTGYTYAAWGNALAFALAALLLRPLRPVRTAGGATTVRRAGAGYRLVLADRPFLVVTGANFLNALNYSALSVLFPLFMVEWLRGPAVLTGAAFTLNTLLCAVAGVAVGARVRRTGARRTRAAALGGSLFAAAFAAQIVLGTLRPGSAAVLGTALAAVAVVYTLGELIHSPAAEVLAVSAAPGAVRGRYLAAYQMSWSLAKAVAPSLFTALLALDGRAPWAVLVLTSALAATLLIRVEHRLPAEAVRPLPVTVTVTVTGGRAPLTPATTLEATPVPEGSRP comes from the coding sequence ATGAAGAGACAGCGACAGCTCCCGGCGGAGTGGGTGCTGCCCGTCACCGCCGCGGTCAACGGCGTCGGCACCGGCATGTACGTGCCGTTCACGCTGGTCTTCTTCCACGCCGTGACCGGACTGTCCTTCCCGGTCGTCGGCGCCGTGCTCACCGCCACCGGCCTCGCGGGCATAGCCGTACTGCCGCTCGCCGGGACGGCGGTGGACCGGTACGGTGCGAAGCGGGTGCTCCACGTGCTCTACGGCGTTCGGGTCGCCGGTTTCGCCCTCTATCCCTTCGCCCACTCCCTCCCCGCCTTCGCCGCCGTGGCCCTGGTCACCGCAGCGGCCGACCGGGCCTTCCCCGCCGCCCAGCAGTCCCTGATCGGCGAAGTGGCGCGCGGGGCCGGCCGGGACCGGCTGCAGGCGGCGACACGCGCGCTGCAGAACGCCGGCAGCGGCGCCGGCGCACTGCTGGCCACGCTGGTCATCTCCCTTGCGGGCAGCACCGGTTACACCTACGCGGCCTGGGGCAACGCCCTCGCCTTCGCACTCGCGGCACTGCTGCTGCGCCCGCTGCGGCCGGTGCGCACGGCGGGTGGAGCCACCACCGTGCGCCGGGCGGGCGCGGGCTACCGGCTGGTCCTCGCCGACCGGCCCTTCCTGGTCGTCACCGGCGCCAACTTCCTGAACGCGCTGAACTATTCGGCCCTCTCGGTGCTCTTCCCGCTGTTCATGGTGGAGTGGCTGCGCGGGCCCGCGGTGCTCACCGGTGCCGCGTTCACCCTGAACACCCTGCTGTGCGCGGTGGCCGGTGTCGCCGTCGGCGCGCGGGTCCGGCGTACGGGTGCCCGGCGCACCCGGGCGGCGGCGCTGGGCGGCTCCCTGTTCGCGGCCGCGTTCGCCGCACAGATCGTGCTCGGCACGCTGCGGCCGGGCTCGGCCGCGGTCCTCGGCACGGCCCTGGCCGCCGTGGCCGTCGTCTACACCCTCGGCGAGCTGATCCACAGCCCCGCCGCCGAGGTGCTGGCCGTCTCGGCGGCGCCCGGGGCAGTACGCGGCCGGTATCTGGCGGCCTACCAGATGTCCTGGTCGCTGGCGAAGGCGGTGGCGCCGTCCCTGTTCACGGCCCTGCTCGCGCTGGACGGCCGGGCTCCGTGGGCGGTCCTCGTCCTGACGTCGGCGCTCGCCGCCACGCTCCTGATCCGGGTGGAGCACCGGCTCCCGGCGGAGGCGGTACGGCCGCTGCCGGTGACGGTGACGGTGACGGTGACCGGCGGCCGTGCTCCGCTCACCCCTGCGACAACCCTCGAAGCCACCCCCGTCCCCGAAGGATCCCGGCCGTGA